One genomic window of Candidatus Nitrosopumilus sediminis includes the following:
- a CDS encoding tetratricopeptide repeat protein, with protein sequence MEEENHELLLPLVDDENICLPLPINVVSKYWNVDLPMAEAIESSKKYSGFDGSILIEGIELAERHGLTCKIIHSSLSELKKIIDLGIPPIVILPGIPEITQHASVITGYDKVEKTILHYIQKGNQEGEQQEGAIPEDIFDKEWSEEGRLMIILAPSDILSSAELKNNSNEKSNRLCLISEKQNILKNETEAFESLKRALELDGNNLTALYLFGAMFNAQNSPECIKYYEKCLQINNNSYLTYNGLGNFYLKTGQFDKAENSYNKAIKINPKRSAKIYKNRAFLREKQNKNSDAKDDLKNYLKYYPKAPDRGIIEQAIREL encoded by the coding sequence ATGGAAGAAGAAAACCATGAATTGTTGTTACCCCTTGTAGATGATGAAAATATCTGCCTCCCATTACCAATTAATGTAGTATCAAAATATTGGAATGTAGATTTACCTATGGCAGAAGCTATAGAATCCTCAAAAAAATATTCTGGATTTGATGGTAGTATTCTAATTGAGGGAATAGAATTAGCAGAAAGACATGGATTAACATGCAAAATAATCCATTCATCATTATCTGAACTAAAAAAGATTATTGATTTAGGAATTCCTCCAATTGTAATTCTTCCAGGAATTCCAGAAATTACACAACACGCTTCTGTAATTACTGGCTATGATAAAGTGGAAAAAACAATTCTCCATTACATTCAAAAAGGAAATCAAGAGGGTGAACAACAGGAAGGTGCAATTCCTGAAGATATTTTTGATAAAGAATGGTCTGAAGAAGGAAGATTAATGATAATTTTGGCTCCATCTGACATTTTATCTTCTGCAGAACTGAAAAATAATTCAAATGAAAAATCAAATCGACTGTGCCTCATTTCTGAAAAACAAAATATTTTAAAAAATGAAACTGAAGCATTTGAATCATTAAAACGAGCTTTAGAACTTGATGGAAATAATCTAACAGCACTTTATCTATTTGGTGCAATGTTTAATGCTCAAAATTCTCCTGAATGCATAAAATATTATGAGAAATGCTTGCAAATCAACAATAACTCATATTTGACCTATAATGGTCTGGGAAATTTCTATCTTAAGACAGGTCAATTTGATAAAGCAGAAAATTCTTACAATAAAGCAATTAAAATTAATCCAAAACGTTCTGCAAAAATATACAAAAATCGTGCTTTTCTTAGGGAAAAACAAAATAAGAATTCTGATGCAAAAGATGATCTTAAAAATTATTTAAAATATTATCCTAAAGCTCCTGATAGGGGTATAATAGAACAAGCAATTAGGGAATTATAA
- a CDS encoding deoxyribonuclease IV: protein MQVGCHVSISGSIDKSVDNAVERECSAFQIFTRNPRGWHAKELTKKDIDNFKSKLKASKIDRFATCAHMPYLPNLATPKDDGFEKSVKTLIDEVQRCAQLGIPYLVTHLGSHLGTGDEAGIKRLVEGLTRAGKTKNDVMILLENTAGQKNSVGSDFKQLGEIFKQLKPSKKFGICFDTCHAFVAGYDLKTESDVKKTFAEFDKYVGMDNLKILHLNDAKGELGCNLDRHYHLGLGGIGEKGISSVVKLANKKKIPIILETPIDDDRDDFENVRVAKGFA, encoded by the coding sequence ATGCAAGTTGGATGTCATGTCTCAATATCTGGATCAATTGATAAATCAGTAGATAATGCTGTTGAAAGAGAATGCTCTGCATTTCAGATATTTACAAGAAATCCAAGGGGTTGGCATGCAAAAGAACTGACAAAGAAAGACATTGATAATTTCAAATCAAAACTAAAAGCAAGTAAGATTGATAGATTTGCAACGTGTGCACATATGCCATATTTACCAAATCTTGCAACTCCTAAAGATGATGGATTTGAAAAATCTGTAAAAACTTTGATTGATGAAGTTCAAAGATGTGCACAGTTAGGAATTCCATATTTAGTAACACATCTTGGCAGTCATTTAGGAACTGGTGATGAAGCTGGAATCAAGAGGCTAGTTGAAGGATTAACAAGAGCTGGGAAAACAAAAAATGATGTAATGATTTTATTAGAAAATACTGCAGGACAAAAAAATTCTGTTGGTTCAGACTTTAAACAATTGGGGGAAATTTTTAAACAACTAAAGCCTTCAAAAAAGTTTGGTATATGTTTTGACACATGTCATGCATTTGTTGCAGGATATGATTTGAAGACTGAAAGTGATGTGAAGAAGACTTTTGCTGAATTTGATAAATATGTTGGAATGGATAATTTGAAAATTCTTCATCTAAATGATGCAAAGGGGGAACTTGGTTGTAATCTTGATAGACATTATCATTTAGGATTAGGAGGAATTGGAGAGAAAGGAATTTCATCTGTTGTTAAACTTGCCAATAAGAAAAAAATCCCCATAATTTTAGAGACCCCAATAGATGATGATAGAGATGACTTTGAAAATGTTAGAGTTGCAAAAGGATTTGCGTAG
- the glyS gene encoding glycine--tRNA ligase translates to MDYESVMKLALERGFYFPSCEVYADAQAGFWEYGPSGVSLKNKFLELWRRELIRRDGMLEIDGSQIMSKSVFEASGHLGNFADPIIKCTKCNSTYRADRTIAELVQIEIPESADLEEFDRAISENNIKCPKCKGDFDKAKNFNMMFKVGIGPEEEEAYLRPETCQSIFVDFPRLYKTMRGKLPLGIAQVGKSFRNEIAPRQSLLRLREFYQAEIEVFCNPNKLFEIEKFSEIQDVIIRVQTDSDPVSMTCKEAVESGVVPNKFVAYYLGILTEFYEKTGIDITKSRFRKLGDKEKAFYAEVAFDFEVETTIGWLELVACNYRSDYDLSSHEKKSKQKFEIMDEDEKVLPHVFEISMGIDRSLYTILEHSLKDDKEHERIVLSLKPYLAPVHVGILSLVKKDGLKEKTDEIYLQIKRRYDVFLDHSGAIGRRYRRLDEVGSPFAITIDHQTLEDNTVTIRKRDSMEQNRINISELDSILQSSTAYP, encoded by the coding sequence ATGGATTATGAATCAGTAATGAAACTAGCACTTGAGCGTGGATTTTACTTTCCTAGCTGTGAAGTTTATGCTGATGCACAGGCGGGATTTTGGGAATATGGACCATCTGGAGTTAGCTTAAAAAATAAATTTCTTGAATTGTGGAGAAGGGAATTAATCCGAAGAGATGGAATGTTGGAGATTGATGGATCTCAGATAATGTCAAAATCAGTTTTTGAAGCATCAGGTCATTTAGGAAATTTTGCTGATCCAATAATAAAATGTACAAAATGTAATTCAACATATAGAGCAGATAGAACAATTGCAGAACTTGTACAAATAGAAATTCCTGAGAGTGCAGATTTGGAAGAGTTTGATAGAGCTATTTCTGAAAATAATATCAAATGTCCAAAATGTAAGGGGGATTTTGATAAAGCAAAGAATTTCAATATGATGTTCAAAGTCGGTATTGGTCCGGAAGAAGAAGAAGCATATCTGCGACCTGAGACATGCCAATCAATTTTTGTAGATTTTCCCAGACTATACAAGACTATGAGGGGTAAACTTCCTTTAGGGATTGCCCAAGTAGGAAAGAGTTTCAGAAATGAAATTGCACCTAGACAAAGCCTGCTTCGATTAAGGGAGTTTTATCAGGCAGAAATTGAAGTATTTTGTAATCCAAACAAGCTATTTGAGATTGAAAAGTTTTCAGAGATTCAGGACGTCATTATCAGAGTTCAAACAGATTCGGATCCAGTATCCATGACATGCAAAGAAGCAGTAGAATCAGGAGTTGTTCCAAACAAGTTTGTTGCATATTATCTGGGAATTTTAACAGAGTTTTATGAGAAAACAGGAATTGATATCACAAAAAGTAGATTTAGAAAATTAGGAGATAAGGAAAAGGCATTCTATGCCGAGGTTGCATTTGATTTTGAAGTGGAAACTACAATTGGATGGCTAGAACTTGTTGCATGTAACTATAGATCTGACTATGATTTGTCCAGTCATGAAAAAAAGAGTAAGCAGAAATTTGAGATAATGGATGAAGATGAGAAAGTTTTACCACATGTATTTGAGATATCAATGGGAATTGATAGAAGCCTCTATACAATTTTGGAGCACAGCCTCAAAGATGATAAAGAACATGAAAGAATTGTACTATCTCTAAAGCCATATCTTGCTCCTGTACATGTAGGAATTTTGTCACTGGTAAAAAAAGATGGCCTCAAAGAAAAAACTGACGAGATTTACCTTCAAATTAAAAGAAGATACGATGTATTCTTGGATCATTCTGGTGCCATTGGTAGGCGATACAGAAGATTGGATGAAGTTGGTTCCCCCTTTGCCATTACTATTGATCATCAAACTTTAGAAGATAATACAGTAACAATTAGAAAAAGAGACTCTATGGAACAAAATAGAATTAACATTTCAGAATTGGATTCTATATTACAAAGTTCAACTGCATATCCCTGA
- a CDS encoding translation initiation factor IF-2 subunit gamma yields the protein MHWRETLPDWYIKKYGHQPCVNIGTAGHVDHGKTTLIQALSGSWTSVHSQELKRGITIRVGYSDAAFYKCKKCEEPLGYSTTPKCNNCGKESELSRVVSFVDSPGHESLMANMLSGSALMDGALLLVAANEKVPRPQTKEHLLALQTLGIQQIVVVQNKVDLLSYNEALKNYQEITKFVKGTHAAKAPVIPISAQSGLNIDALIGAIESTIKTPDRDEKADAVMHVLRSFDVNKPGIKLKDIKGGVIGGSLTQGVFNIGDEIEIKPGIMNEKKKTYEPLLTEITSLGTAAGIVESVKPGGLVAIGTKLDPSMTRSDSFIGSVIGKPGTLPENSTLLKLEVNLFDSAVGTTEDVKVQPISAGELLRLNIGTAPVLGKVTKIKSKNIEIELRRPACIFEGGNVAISRRIAERWRLIGAGIVG from the coding sequence ATGCATTGGAGAGAAACCCTTCCTGATTGGTACATCAAAAAATACGGTCATCAACCATGTGTTAACATTGGTACTGCTGGTCACGTAGATCATGGAAAAACAACTCTAATTCAGGCTTTAAGTGGCTCATGGACTAGTGTCCATAGTCAAGAACTAAAACGTGGAATTACTATACGCGTTGGTTATTCTGATGCAGCTTTTTACAAATGTAAAAAATGCGAAGAACCTCTAGGATATTCTACAACCCCAAAATGTAATAATTGTGGAAAAGAAAGTGAACTATCTCGAGTCGTTAGTTTTGTAGATAGTCCTGGACACGAAAGTCTTATGGCAAACATGCTTTCAGGTTCTGCATTAATGGATGGAGCTTTACTCTTAGTTGCAGCAAATGAAAAAGTTCCTAGACCTCAAACAAAAGAACATCTTTTGGCTCTTCAAACACTTGGAATCCAACAAATTGTGGTTGTACAAAATAAAGTTGATTTACTTTCTTACAATGAAGCTCTTAAAAATTATCAAGAAATTACAAAATTTGTAAAAGGAACACATGCCGCAAAGGCACCTGTAATCCCAATCTCTGCACAATCTGGATTAAACATAGATGCATTAATTGGCGCTATTGAATCTACAATAAAAACTCCTGATAGAGATGAGAAAGCAGATGCTGTAATGCATGTTTTACGTTCGTTTGATGTAAACAAACCTGGAATAAAATTAAAAGATATCAAAGGTGGTGTAATTGGTGGAAGTCTTACTCAAGGTGTTTTCAATATTGGTGATGAAATTGAGATCAAACCTGGTATAATGAATGAAAAGAAAAAGACTTACGAACCACTTTTAACAGAAATTACTTCACTTGGAACAGCAGCAGGAATTGTCGAATCTGTGAAACCAGGTGGTTTGGTTGCTATTGGTACAAAACTAGATCCTTCAATGACTAGAAGTGACTCATTCATTGGCTCAGTAATTGGTAAACCTGGAACACTACCTGAAAATTCCACTTTACTAAAACTAGAAGTAAACTTGTTTGATTCTGCAGTAGGTACAACTGAAGATGTAAAGGTTCAACCAATCTCAGCTGGAGAATTACTTCGACTTAACATTGGTACTGCTCCAGTTTTAGGCAAAGTTACTAAGATTAAATCAAAAAATATTGAAATTGAACTAAGAAGACCTGCATGTATATTTGAAGGTGGTAATGTAGCAATAAGTAGAAGAATTGCTGAAAGATGGAGACTTATCGGTGCAGGAATAGTTGGTTGA
- a CDS encoding DNA primase small subunit domain-containing protein: MQESDIQFLENSFKKYYFDHFDQIKVPERTSEREFGYQKFNSGMTRHIAIKDDKELHLMLIQNIPSDVYCSNAYYTFPNLPMNEKDWKEADLIFDIDAKDLNLSCRKSHTLSICNECSEISKNSSQCSKCNSTKIEKKSLPCKNCIDASKIEVSKLSEVLIDDLAVNKENIHVYFSGNEGFHVYVYNSQFQKIGSRERSELTDYISLRGAIPETFGMKKLKQDRALFPDFDEKGWRGRFAKQVFGSKSKRSKIITELLANGYASFQKTLDDVSENIGVKIDPNVTMDIHRIFRLPGSINSKSGLTKIQCNDLTKFDPYTEASFISDDTVEVFANCPIEFKLKNKKFGPYINEKITIPTFAAVYMICKKLARIA, from the coding sequence ATGCAAGAATCTGATATACAGTTTCTAGAAAATTCATTTAAAAAATACTATTTTGATCATTTTGATCAAATCAAAGTTCCCGAAAGAACTTCTGAAAGAGAATTTGGTTATCAAAAATTCAATTCTGGAATGACTCGTCATATAGCAATAAAAGATGATAAAGAATTACACCTTATGTTAATTCAAAATATTCCATCTGATGTTTACTGCTCTAATGCATACTATACATTTCCAAATTTGCCTATGAATGAAAAAGATTGGAAAGAGGCAGATCTAATTTTTGATATAGATGCAAAAGATCTTAATTTATCATGTAGAAAAAGCCATACATTGTCAATTTGCAATGAATGTAGTGAAATTTCAAAAAATTCCTCCCAATGTTCAAAATGTAATTCTACTAAGATAGAAAAAAAATCCCTACCATGCAAAAATTGTATTGATGCATCAAAAATAGAAGTCTCAAAATTGTCTGAAGTTTTAATTGACGATCTTGCTGTAAATAAAGAGAACATTCATGTTTATTTTTCTGGAAATGAAGGATTTCATGTTTATGTGTATAATTCACAATTTCAAAAAATTGGATCAAGGGAAAGATCAGAATTAACAGATTATATCTCACTACGTGGAGCAATCCCTGAAACATTTGGAATGAAGAAACTAAAACAAGACCGTGCATTATTTCCTGACTTTGATGAAAAAGGATGGAGGGGAAGATTTGCAAAACAAGTTTTTGGTTCAAAATCAAAACGCTCAAAAATAATTACAGAATTACTTGCAAATGGTTATGCTTCTTTTCAAAAAACTCTTGATGATGTATCAGAAAATATTGGAGTGAAAATAGATCCTAATGTAACTATGGATATCCATAGAATTTTTAGATTACCTGGTTCCATTAACAGTAAAAGTGGTCTAACAAAAATTCAGTGTAATGATTTAACAAAATTTGATCCATACACTGAAGCATCTTTTATCAGTGATGATACGGTAGAGGTTTTTGCAAATTGTCCGATTGAATTTAAATTAAAAAATAAGAAATTTGGACCATACATTAACGAAAAAATAACAATCCCCACATTTGCAGCAGTTTACATGATTTGTAAAAAACTAGCTAGAATAGCTTGA
- a CDS encoding UPF0182 family protein produces MYSASTDKQAPPPDAGKYIRLGIVAIIGIVIFAMVGNQAVILSMNFTEFGDQFTKPLYYTLISAIILSAIALVRVNIAARSSIFWYAISTGIGFLGGGGQQPISNTLKSFRDYKLSSPQFVIWQMTKILLFGAFFANIMFGFAAMSFIDGNTLGLENLPSLFTLPFVTPDNNPNYASENVVPMIPALVILIPPLLAAIGLRLVLYVGIHRIINVITSYLQDSNEGKPRYLNYVSTIEGIIGIGIIWAGINLFFTDQIDYNTRYVIGGTLVIGFALIAFSIIDRIRARVLTHMFKRDVYIRFLTIVAIAIIVTGVVSVNNSIADAKKIEYLGPYTAQQIGVNRYLGELNDVQENTHDVQLTSVSANNIKNYVKQNSDVLDVIRVWDWEAAFAKLKPEIGLIPYVDFEDNDILRFNNTLYWTASMKPILPTSVSLENRWYNEHLVYTHVPDGFLTLEATDGQIVDSGEFFKQREIYYGEGGLFEQTWSGYPKSRGDTSAELGGVSYSGLGGLDVPPPLSWIFEPNFLLSFPGEPVHIMRYKDVHDRMETLYPYFLYDLFGKELDSLPVTDGENSYWLIPLIIGFDTGDVPWSVGNPYLRLVGYALVDSYNGDIQLLKTGDDFFTEMFASQYSEQFKPMPAWLEEQIRYPVELFNWKTEMYNIYHVTNVETFIQANEFYEIPRGLDTYYVEAKPPGFDQTEFIGLLSLELRGSQGRNLAGYMVVENDLTNLGDMQFYEVPLNSTTKLIGPTAVREALDRDPEFAQLKTLLRNPRIGDNILYRVGDHDIYFIPVYTAGAGGVVAQLGTIAAVGAAFNGEYFVGLGETQEKAFEAYLKKVSGVASTTTTADDNYVELIRSDRIDIIKSLFETNGISVSEPTSIQIPLSFNEGEIFFFTESDRADAEEFLLEFIDDFVKPRSDRVFMWQEDTNLNIGTVFVKDGLPEIHYVSIEVGN; encoded by the coding sequence TTGTATAGCGCCTCTACTGACAAGCAAGCTCCACCTCCTGATGCTGGAAAATACATCAGATTGGGTATTGTTGCAATTATTGGAATTGTAATTTTCGCTATGGTAGGCAATCAGGCAGTTATTTTATCCATGAATTTCACTGAATTTGGCGATCAATTTACCAAGCCTCTCTACTACACACTAATTTCTGCAATAATACTATCTGCGATTGCTCTAGTTCGAGTAAACATTGCAGCAAGGTCTTCAATCTTCTGGTATGCAATTAGTACTGGAATTGGATTTCTAGGTGGTGGAGGACAACAACCAATTTCAAATACCCTAAAAAGTTTTAGAGATTACAAACTATCATCACCACAATTTGTAATATGGCAAATGACCAAGATCCTTCTTTTCGGAGCTTTCTTTGCAAATATTATGTTTGGATTTGCAGCAATGTCATTTATTGATGGGAACACTTTGGGATTAGAGAATTTACCTTCGTTGTTTACTCTACCCTTTGTAACTCCTGATAACAATCCAAACTATGCATCAGAAAACGTCGTTCCTATGATTCCTGCCTTAGTAATTTTGATTCCACCATTACTTGCAGCAATTGGACTTCGTCTAGTTTTGTATGTTGGAATTCACAGAATAATTAATGTAATTACATCTTATCTCCAAGATTCTAATGAAGGCAAGCCACGATATCTAAATTATGTTTCAACCATTGAAGGAATAATTGGTATAGGTATCATTTGGGCCGGAATTAATTTATTTTTTACTGATCAAATTGATTACAATACACGATATGTAATTGGCGGTACTCTTGTTATTGGTTTTGCATTAATTGCATTTTCAATAATTGATAGAATTAGAGCACGTGTACTAACTCATATGTTTAAACGAGATGTGTATATTAGATTTTTAACAATTGTTGCAATTGCAATTATAGTTACAGGAGTTGTATCAGTAAACAATAGTATTGCAGATGCAAAGAAGATTGAATATTTGGGACCATACACGGCTCAACAAATAGGAGTAAATCGTTATTTAGGTGAATTAAATGATGTTCAAGAAAATACTCATGATGTTCAATTAACATCAGTTTCTGCAAATAATATTAAAAATTATGTAAAACAAAATAGTGATGTCCTTGATGTCATTCGAGTTTGGGACTGGGAAGCAGCTTTTGCAAAATTAAAACCTGAGATAGGTCTAATTCCATATGTAGACTTTGAAGATAATGATATTCTTCGTTTTAACAATACTTTGTATTGGACAGCCTCAATGAAGCCAATTTTACCAACCTCTGTCAGCCTTGAAAATAGATGGTATAATGAACATCTAGTATACACTCACGTACCTGATGGATTTCTTACTTTAGAAGCAACTGATGGACAAATTGTCGATAGTGGCGAATTCTTCAAACAAAGAGAAATTTACTATGGTGAGGGTGGATTATTTGAGCAAACTTGGTCTGGTTATCCTAAATCACGAGGTGATACTAGTGCAGAGCTTGGAGGAGTATCTTATTCAGGATTAGGTGGATTAGATGTTCCACCACCATTGAGCTGGATATTTGAGCCAAACTTTTTGCTTTCATTTCCAGGCGAACCAGTACATATCATGAGATACAAAGATGTCCATGACAGAATGGAAACTCTGTATCCATACTTTCTATATGATTTGTTTGGAAAAGAATTGGATTCACTCCCTGTAACTGATGGAGAAAATTCTTATTGGTTAATTCCATTAATTATTGGATTTGATACCGGTGATGTTCCATGGTCTGTTGGAAATCCATATTTGCGTTTGGTAGGTTATGCACTGGTTGATTCTTACAATGGTGATATTCAATTATTAAAAACTGGAGATGATTTCTTTACTGAAATGTTTGCTAGTCAATATTCTGAACAATTCAAACCTATGCCGGCATGGTTAGAAGAACAAATACGATATCCTGTTGAACTGTTCAATTGGAAAACCGAGATGTATAACATCTACCATGTAACTAATGTAGAGACATTTATTCAAGCTAACGAATTTTATGAAATACCTCGTGGACTTGACACCTATTATGTTGAAGCAAAACCTCCTGGATTTGATCAAACAGAATTCATAGGATTGCTCTCATTGGAATTACGAGGTTCTCAAGGTAGAAATCTTGCAGGATATATGGTAGTAGAGAATGATCTTACTAATCTCGGAGACATGCAATTTTATGAAGTTCCATTAAACTCTACAACTAAATTAATTGGCCCTACAGCAGTTAGAGAAGCCCTTGATAGAGATCCAGAATTTGCTCAACTAAAGACCCTCTTGAGAAATCCAAGAATCGGTGATAATATTTTATACCGTGTAGGTGATCATGATATTTACTTTATTCCTGTTTATACTGCAGGTGCTGGTGGAGTTGTTGCTCAATTAGGAACAATTGCAGCAGTTGGTGCTGCATTTAATGGAGAATATTTCGTTGGATTAGGTGAAACTCAAGAAAAAGCATTTGAAGCGTATTTGAAGAAGGTTTCTGGTGTAGCATCTACAACAACTACAGCTGATGATAATTATGTAGAATTAATTAGAAGTGACAGAATTGATATTATCAAGTCATTATTTGAAACAAACGGAATTTCTGTTTCTGAACCCACATCCATTCAAATTCCACTTTCATTTAATGAAGGAGAAATATTTTTCTTTACTGAAAGTGATCGTGCAGATGCCGAAGAATTCTTGCTTGAATTTATAGATGACTTTGTGAAACCACGTAGTGATAGAGTCTTCATGTGGCAAGAGGATACAAATCTCAATATTGGAACTGTGTTTGTAAAAGATGGACTTCCTGAGATACATTATGTCTCAATTGAGGTAGGCAACTAA
- a CDS encoding S6e family ribosomal protein: protein MANFKLTISDIKGKSVSKELKDSDANPLLGLQLGNETDASVVGLTGKLKLTGGSDKSGVPMRNDVHGAARKKVLLSRGVGLQDAEYGQRKRKLMRGNTISEEIYQVNCKFDGELPAEAPTEEAVEEKTEDKKE from the coding sequence TTGGCAAACTTCAAACTTACAATATCTGATATTAAGGGAAAGTCTGTTTCAAAAGAACTCAAAGACAGTGATGCTAATCCTCTATTAGGATTACAATTAGGAAATGAAACTGATGCATCAGTTGTTGGATTAACTGGAAAATTAAAACTTACTGGAGGTAGTGACAAATCTGGCGTTCCAATGAGAAACGATGTTCATGGTGCTGCAAGAAAAAAAGTTTTACTTTCTCGAGGTGTTGGTTTACAAGATGCAGAATATGGACAAAGAAAAAGAAAATTGATGCGTGGAAATACTATATCAGAAGAAATCTATCAAGTAAATTGTAAATTTGATGGAGAATTACCAGCTGAAGCTCCTACTGAAGAAGCTGTAGAAGAAAAAACTGAAGATAAAAAAGAATAA
- a CDS encoding DNA primase large subunit PriL — translation MLALGQDEIAKYPFLADAGQYLKDQGFSLEQFGSDPDLKQLIEKAYERILVAADGKIYKSDLDGDHVSKEAALPREVFSFLLAIVLLKLSGMHTLIKRFALAEARRAEKYLEKDLANISDESKNQLAIRVIDDLFSVQVEKSDDYFIIPVSDYLKHSINFHEREWKLINRHVENGQVFLSPHETVRLIRKELGTYINSKIINAKTPTMIPGFEDSVNKLVSLSKKFTIYTVTTGEYPPCVKHAIDILEKGENLPHSGRFMLATFLLSKGQTVQQIAPLFKNAPDYNERVTLYQLNHLAGTSGSGTQYSCPSCEKLKTQNLCFATSECDNIINPLQFGRKKK, via the coding sequence ATGCTTGCACTAGGACAAGATGAAATTGCAAAATATCCATTCCTAGCAGATGCTGGACAATATCTAAAAGATCAGGGATTTTCACTTGAGCAGTTCGGTTCAGATCCTGACTTGAAACAGCTCATCGAAAAGGCATATGAAAGAATTCTAGTTGCAGCAGACGGTAAGATATACAAATCTGATCTGGATGGAGATCATGTCTCAAAAGAAGCTGCTTTGCCAAGAGAAGTTTTTTCCTTTCTATTAGCTATTGTTTTATTGAAGCTAAGTGGAATGCATACTCTAATCAAGAGATTTGCCCTAGCTGAGGCAAGACGTGCAGAAAAATATTTGGAAAAAGATCTTGCCAATATATCAGATGAATCAAAAAATCAACTTGCAATTAGAGTAATTGATGATCTTTTTTCAGTTCAAGTAGAAAAATCTGATGATTATTTTATAATTCCTGTTTCTGATTATCTGAAACATTCTATTAATTTTCATGAAAGAGAATGGAAATTAATCAATCGTCATGTTGAAAATGGTCAAGTTTTCCTTTCTCCACATGAAACAGTCAGATTGATAAGAAAAGAATTAGGTACATACATCAATTCAAAAATTATTAATGCAAAAACACCTACAATGATTCCTGGATTTGAAGATTCTGTAAACAAACTAGTTTCGTTATCAAAAAAATTTACAATATATACTGTAACAACTGGTGAATATCCACCATGTGTAAAACACGCAATTGACATACTTGAAAAAGGAGAAAATCTTCCCCACTCTGGACGATTCATGCTTGCAACATTTCTTTTATCAAAAGGACAAACAGTGCAACAAATTGCACCATTATTCAAAAATGCACCAGACTATAATGAACGTGTTACACTTTACCAACTTAATCACTTGGCTGGAACTTCAGGTAGTGGAACTCAATATTCATGCCCATCATGCGAGAAATTAAAAACACAAAATCTATGCTTTGCAACATCAGAGTGTGATAATATAATTAATCCCTTACAATTTGGAAGGAAGAAAAAATAA
- a CDS encoding type 1 glutamine amidotransferase, whose translation MLLVVDNGSIYTKKLTDFLTQKNISFEKQSPQLLNLDLLSNYDSFIISGRRKNEKKINEINSKIIIHCIKNNSKLLGICYGAEILALTLGGTIRKIPSLQKGNESIEIIRENSICKNSINVFESHSFEISKLPSILIPLAKSKNCKYEIIQYEKKPIFGTQFHPEMSKDGNDLIESFCLL comes from the coding sequence TTGCTTCTTGTTGTTGATAATGGTTCCATTTATACAAAAAAATTAACTGATTTTTTAACCCAAAAAAATATTTCATTTGAAAAGCAATCTCCGCAACTTCTAAACTTGGATTTACTCTCAAACTATGATTCTTTCATTATTTCTGGTAGGCGAAAAAATGAAAAAAAGATTAATGAAATCAATTCCAAAATCATTATACATTGTATTAAAAATAATAGCAAATTACTGGGAATTTGTTATGGTGCAGAGATTTTAGCCCTTACTTTAGGTGGCACGATTAGAAAAATTCCTTCTCTTCAAAAAGGAAATGAATCAATAGAAATTATAAGAGAAAATTCTATTTGTAAGAATTCCATAAATGTTTTTGAAAGTCACAGCTTTGAGATATCTAAATTACCTTCTATCTTAATTCCACTAGCAAAATCAAAGAATTGCAAATATGAAATTATTCAATATGAAAAAAAACCGATTTTTGGAACTCAATTTCATCCTGAAATGAGCAAAGATGGTAATGACTTAATTGAAAGTTTCTGTTTACTCTGA